In Acropora palmata chromosome 7, jaAcrPala1.3, whole genome shotgun sequence, one genomic interval encodes:
- the LOC141886227 gene encoding uncharacterized protein LOC141886227: protein MFEPSEDDYRRQACYSKLQPRSQGHSSPTPEGTSQESASSGGGEMKDPGNEVAHVFVSYRPANLCAICICCSIRMALKSRFALFALFALLLLPYQCEVGVENCSETQCLLLPDGDDPVASEFHFKASEKGVRLVYINLGIAGASYDPLELPDVFLPHRWVWANTIREPMLSLPDDYDILSLGLLNHQVRSIDVKLKDQPSGCLAKLNSTCQNLAVGRMLLANVTSNISGEILQEKMPVVCVALINRTFGNVKYHCCDMHKEATEPATIRCDQSVDNSDWNAVVLAVFCLTAIFLTLYCPALPLALPDYVFSLENEVEKENRLAEQTNRETTGDERIANSDRDGGQDNQRGTGADRWNTQTAVLIPTATTTAVDRTTNSNNNTNREQTFLNTSNRLGNSRERGEESEFIPVDDSSPMNVSTLVRECVQKLPGIPLSFNIKLTVILLCVFPCVSYFQVVLYPTLKEMYFNECRNKQVAVEVFFGLPPAVAPISFWPSLLFFILILFLALPALFSKPEDFVLPEGLECLYCKKYSEEHDNAFSFSDRRSVGDEILRHLKIMYHAPAKDFVTVTSLLRYCCKMWQKSRLSRVICERNSRRSRAIRVVLSLIGISLGIPLIALLAVSGLLLFLCFYGVSYSPFMTLVDCCKMKLFSRQISNNSSNRCIFFVVSLLCFGGIFWQLLNSFYFFIHVLGFTILGLTLNISIVTPYVVFVLALTTYLYLCYDNTQNKYKAVKKIISERREELHMIRNAPQGIISAKLYWFVCERVLPHEYEFLRMLFNMVCVSVYFF, encoded by the coding sequence ATGTTTGAGCCTTCAGAAGACGACTACAGGCGACAGGCGTGTTATAGCAAacttcaacctcgttcccagggtcatTCGTCTCCCACCCCAGAGGGAACGAGTCAAGAAAGTGCTTCCTCtgggggtggggagatgaaagaccctgggaacgaggttgcacaTGTTTTTGTTAGCTACCGGCCGGCAAATTTGTGCGCCATTTGCATTTGTTGTTCGATAAGAATGGCTCTCAAATCGCGTTTCGCTTTGTTCGCTTTGTtcgctctgttgttattgccGTATCAGTGCGAAGTAGGGGTCGAGAATTGCAGCGAAACACAATGTCTGCTTTTACCAGATGGAGACGATCCAGTGGCATCAGaatttcatttcaaggctTCTGAGAAAGGTGTAAGGTTGGTTTATATCAACTTGGGCATCGCTGGCGCGAGCTACGATCCACTGGAATTACCAGACGTATTCCTCCCTCACAGATGGGTCTGGGCTAACACAATCCGTGAACCGATGCTCTCTTTACCCGACGATTACGATATTCTTTCTTTGGGTCTTCTGAATCACCAAGTGAGAAGCATAGACGTAAAATTGAAAGATCAACCTAGCGGATGTCTGGCGAAATTAAACTCGACATGCCAGAATCTAGCAGTCGGAAGAATGTTGTTAGCAAATGTGACAAGTAACATCTCTGGTGAGATATTGCAGGAAAAGATGCCAGTGGTTTGTGTCGCACTGATAAACAGGACATTCGGGAATGTAAAGTATCATTGCTGTGATATGCATAAGGAAGCCACCGAGCCGGCCACGATTCGGTGCGATCAAAGTGTCGACAATAGCGACTGGAATGCGGTAGTCCTTGCAGTCTTTTGTTTGACGGCAATCTTTTTGACACTTTACTGTCCTGCACTTCCTCTTGCATTACCAGACTATGTTTTTAGTCTTGAAAACGaagttgaaaaggaaaatcgtCTGGCAGAGCAGACCAATAGGGAAACAACAGGAGATGAACGCATCGCCAATAGTGATAGGGATGGTGGACAGGACAACCAGAGGGGGACTGGAGCAGATCGATGGAACACACAGACTGCGGTCTTAATTCCCACAGCGACTACTACTGCTGTTGATAGAACTACtaatagtaacaataatacGAATCGAGAACAAACTTTCTTAAACACATCAAATCGTTTGGGAAATAGTCGCGAAAGAGGAGAGGAGAGCGAATTCATCCCTGTAGATGATTCAAGTCCAATGAATGTTTCAACTCTCGTACGTGAGTGTGTCCAGAAATTGCCAGGTATACCGTTATCATTTAACATCAAATTAACCGTTATTCTTCTTTGCGTTTTTCCGTGTGTCTCTTATTTTCAAGTGGTACTTTATCCAACCCTAAAAGAGATGTACTTCAACGAATGTCGTAACAAACAGGTAGCGGTCGAAGTATTCTTTGGGCTCCCACCAGCTGTTGCTCCAATAAGTTTCTGGCCATCTTTACTATTTTTCATactcattttatttcttgcGTTACCGGcgttgttttcaaaaccagAGGATTTCGTATTGCCCGAGGGCCTAGAATGCTTGTATTGCAAGAAATACAGTGAAGAGCATGACAACGCATTTTCTTTCTCCGATCGGCGTTCGGTGGGGGATGAAATACTTCGTCACTTAAAAATTATGTATCATGCACCAGCAAAAGACTTTGTTACCGTGACGTCATTGTTACGTTATTGTTGTAAAATGTGGCAAAAATCGCGATTGTCTCGTGTGATTTGCGAGAGAAATTCGCGACGGTCTCGTGCGATTCGTGTTGTATTGAGTTTAATTGGGATTTCACTCGGAATTCCTCTGATAGCGCTATTAGCAGTATCTGGTCTTTTACTTTTCCTATGTTTCTATGGGGTGAGTTATTCGCCATTCATGACATTGGTAGATTGTTGTAAGATGAAACTTTTTAGTCGCCAAATCAGTAATAATTCTTCCAACCGGTGTATTTTCTTTGTAGTTTCTCTTCTATGTTTTGGTGGAATATTTTGGCaattattaaattctttttattttttcatccaTGTCCTAGGATTTACAATACTTGGATTAACTCTTAATATAAGCATTGTAACGCCCTATGTAGTTTTCGTTCTCGCACTCACAACATATTTGTATTTATGCTATGATAATACGCAGAACAAATATAAGGCTGTCAAGAAAATCATTTCGGAAAGGCGAGAAGAATTACACATGATTCGCAACGCTCCACAGGGTATAATTAGTGCAAAGTTATATTGGTTTGTCTGTGAGAGGGTTTTGCCCCATGAATATGAATTTCTTCGAATGCTCTTCAATATGGTTTGTGTCtcagtatattttttttga
- the LOC141887004 gene encoding uncharacterized protein LOC141887004, producing MALILRFAFFAPLLLPYQCEAKAEDCSETGCLLLLDGDDPVASEFHFKASESGVRLVYFNLVIGNASYDPLELPDVFLPHRWVWANTIREPMLSLPDDYDILSLGLLNHQVRSIDVKLKDQPSGCLAKLDSTCQNLAVGRMLLENVSSSISGGILHKKTPVVCVAVIRTTGPDYLSVLNMWYHCCDMQKEARTGPVTIRCDQRIDVGDWVEIVSNIFVVLSFCLAMFAPALPLAFPDYVFSLENEVKKEERMAEQTNMETTACQGNTNDETEGEQENQSATREDPSNIEHVSLQTVPTNNTSYQEETAQNASNCVGNSQERGEESKFIPVHDSSPMILSTLLRASFKKFSDIPLSFSIKLAVMSFCVYPCVFYVQIELYKTLKKTSIDEITKKHVLFAVVFSQKFIFVNPTVTYDFWAPTHYLVTAMIIMIIILVLFLRPKDFILKGNEVCPICRFIDTKCRSLKLNLPLTSRRSLGDEIHLHLNILHHCVWYFLLLFGNILALICDKLLLGRRLRKEMHQESRRRHLLCVGLRLISLIVALPFIFVGGVFCLLILIVILIILMFYLSPLIAVSVFSMVKINRFSSRKLLWSVRFCLLYLIITWLCFSLMLLTNSCLFVSNVVAYTIIGLALNVSIVTPILAFVLVLTTNVYLCYAIMQSKYREVKKMISVRMQEFQWNNNFPKDAIPAELYWLICDKVLPIKSEMSRMLRNMVLVTAFLFLALSSIVFFGNEYDISTLTTTVSVFFTGSIAPLFLRILTTSDNIIGWEKIKMEREIDEAVKEYRGSRNGETAGPQIAETRV from the coding sequence ATGGCTCTCATACTGCGTTTCGCTTTCTTCGCTCCTTTGTTATTGCCGTATCAGTGCGAAGCCAAGGCAGAGGATTGCAGCGAAACTGGGTGCCTGCTTTTACTTGATGGAGACGATCCCGTGGCAtctgaatttcatttcaaggctTCCGAGAGTGGTGTTAGGTTGGTATATTTCAACTTGGTCATCGGTAACGCGAGCTACGATCCACTGGAATTACCAGACGTGTTCCTCCCTCACAGATGGGTCTGGGCTAACACAATCCGTGAACCGATGCTCTCTTTACCCGACGATTACGATATTCTTTCTTTGGGTCTTCTGAATCACCAAGTGAGAAGCATAGACGTAAAATTGAAAGATCAACCTAGCGGATGTCTGGCGAAATTGGACTCGACATGCCAGAATCTAGCAGTCGGAAGAATGTTGTTAGAAAATGTGTCAAGTAGCATCTCTGGTGGCATATTGCACAAAAAGACGCCAGTGGTTTGTGTCGCAGTAATAAGAACCACAGGGCCTGACTATCTCAGTGTATTGAATATGTGGTATCATTGCTGTGACATGCAGAAGGAAGCCCGCACTGGGCCGGTCACAATTCGGTGCGATCAGAGAATTGACGTTGGAGACTGGGTGGAGATAGTAAGTAACATCTTTGTGGTGTTATCATTTTGCTTGGCAATGTTCGCTCCTGCACTTCCTCTAGCATTTCCAGACTATGTTTTTAGTCTTGAAAACGAAGTTAAAAAGGAAGAGCGCATGGCAGAGCAGACCAATATGGAAACAACAGCATGTCAAGGCAACACCAATGATGAAACGGAAGGTGAACAGGAGAACCAAAGTGCAACTAGAGAAGATCCAAGCAACATAGAGCATGTATCCCTGCAAACTGTTCCTACTAATAATACTTCGTATCAAGAAGAAACCGCCCAAAACGCATCAAATTGTGTAGGAAATAGTCAAGAAAGGGGGGAGGAAAGCAAATTCATCCCTGTACATGATTCAAGTCCAATGATTTTGTCAACCCTTTTACGTGCGTCTTTTAAGAAATTCTCAGATATACCGTTATCATTCAGCATCAAATTAGCTGTGATGAGTTTTTGCGTTTATCCATGTGTCTTCTATGTTCAAATAGAACTCTATAAAACGCTGAAAAAGACGTCTATCGACGAAATCACAAAGAAACATGTCCTATTTGCAGTTGTATTTAGTCAGAAGTTTATATTCGTCAACCCAACCGTAACTTATGACTTCTGGGCTCCCACACACTATTTAGTAACGGCAatgattattatgattatcatACTGGTATTATTTTTAAGACCGAAGGACTTCATTTTGAAAGGGAACGAAGTATGTCCTATTTGCCGCTTTATCGACACAAAATGCAGAAGCCTTAAGTTAAACCTTCCATTGACATCTCGACGTTCTTTGGGAGATGAAATTCATCTTCATTTAAATATCCTCCACCATTGCGTTTGgtattttttacttctttttggTAACATCCTTGCTTTAATTTGTGACAAACTTTTGTTAGGACGACGTCTACGCAAAGAGATGCATCAAGAATCGCGAAGAAGGCATCTACTTTGCGTTGGTTTGCgtttaatttctttgataGTCGCACTACCTTTTATATTTGTAGGTggagttttttgtttgttgatttTAATTGTGATTTTGATTATATTGATGTTTTATCTTTCTCCACTCATAGCAGTTAGTGTGTTTTCTATGGTCAAGATAAACCGCTTCTCAAGTCGTAAGCTTTTGTGGAGCGTGCGGTTTTGTCTGTTATATCTAATAATTACGTGGCTATGTTTTTCTCTTATGTTGTTGACAAATTCTTGCCTTTTTGTCAGTAATGTTGTGGCATATACAATTATAGGATTAGCTCTTAATGTAAGCATTGTGACGCCTATCCTGGCTTTCGTCCTGGTACTCACAACAAATGTGTATCTATGCTATGCTATAATGCAGAGTAAATATAGGGAAGTCAAGAAAATGATTTCGGTAAGGATGCAAGAATTCCAGTGGAACAACAATTTCCCTAAGGATGCAATTCCCGCAGAGCTTTATTGGTTAATCTGTGACAAGGTTTTGCCTATTAAATCTGAAATGAGTCGAATGCTTCGCAATATGGTTCTGGTGAcagcgtttttgtttttagcacTATCttccattgttttctttggaaatGAGTATGATATTTCGACTTTGACCACAACGGTCTCTGTGTTTTTCACTGGTTCAATTGCACCATTGTTTTTAAGAATACTGACTACGAGTGACAATATCATTGGAtgggaaaaaatcaagatggaACGAGAAATTGACGAAGCGGTCAAAGAATATAGAGGCAGTAGAAACGGGGAAACTGCAGGACCACAAATTGCAGAAACTCGAGtttaa